One Hordeum vulgare subsp. vulgare chromosome 4H, MorexV3_pseudomolecules_assembly, whole genome shotgun sequence DNA window includes the following coding sequences:
- the LOC123448661 gene encoding phosphatidylinositol 4-phosphate 5-kinase 4-like — protein sequence MLNLQLGIRHAVGKQGPITLDLKSSAFDPKEKVWTRFPPEGSKYTPPHSSCDFRWKDYCPQVFRTLRKLFKVDAADYMLSLCGDQALRELSSPGKSGSFFYLTSNDQYMIKTMKKAEVKIFLKMLRAYYNHVRSFENTLVTKFFGLHCVKLAGANQKKVRFVIMGNLFCSDHFIHRRFDLKGSSLGRTTDKPQTEIDEYTILKDLDLNFIFRLQKHWYQEFQRQVDKDCDFLEQENIMDYSLLVGVHFRDKRVIMTEGSFDSDSSRGSSPHLSPHLSRGDTDANRFSKVKLGSNMPTKAELTIRKSDCEPQVIGEPTGELYDVILYFGIIDILQDYDISKKLEHAYKSFQYDPTSISAVDPKQYSRRFKDFVYKAFQEDKVDI from the exons ATGCTCAACCTCCAGCTCGGCATCAG ACACGCAGTAGGAAAGCAAGGACCTATTACGCTTGATCTGAAGTCATCAGCTTTTGACCCAAAGGAGAAAGTATGGACCAGGTTCCCTCCAGAAGGCTCAAAATACACCCCTCCACACAGTTCTTGCGATTTTAGATGGAAAGATTACTGCCCGCAAGTATTCCG GACATTGCGCAAGTTGTTCAAGGTTGATGCAGCAGACTATATGTTATCCCTTTGTGGCGACCAGGCTCTCCGGGAGCTCTCATCCCCTGGTAAGAGTGGAAGCTTCTTTTATCTCACGAGCAATGACCAGTACATGATAAAGACGATGAAGAAAGCTGAAGTAAAG ATATTTCTGAAGATGCTTCGGGCTTACTACAATCATGTCCGGTCATTCGAAAACACTCTAGTCACCAAGTTTTTTGGTCTGCATTGTGTCAAGTTAGCCGGAGCTAACCAAAAGAAG GTTCGTTTTGTCATAATGGGAAATCTGTTCTGTTCTGATCACTTTATTCATAGGAGATTTGATTTAAAAGGCTCATCCCTTGGACGTACGACTGACAAGCCACAGACAGAAATAGACGAGTACACTATTTTAAAAGACCTTGATCTTAACTTTATATTTCGATTGCAAAAACACTGGTACCAAGAGTTTCAGAG ACAAGTCGACAAGGATTGCGATTTTCTCGAGCAGGAAAACATTATGGATTACAGCCTTTTGGTGGGCGTACATTTTAGGGACAAAAGAGTTATAATGACTGAAG GTTCCTTTGATAGTGATAGCAGCAGAGGATCATCACCCCACCTGTCACCTCACCTATCTAGAGGAGATACTGATGCAAACAG GTTCTCCAAGGTAAAGCTCGGGTCGAACATGCCAACAAAAGCTGAATTGACAATTCGAAAGAGTGATTGTGAACCACAGGTTATTGGAGAACCTACCGGGGAGTTGTACGATGTTATATTGTACTTTGGGATTATAGACATACTTCAGGACTATGATATCAGCAAAAAACTTGAGCATGCATACAAGTCTTTCCAATATGACCCAACGTCTATTTCAGCAGTAGATCCAAAACAGTATTCCAGGCGCTTTAAAGATTTTGTTTACAAAGCGTTCCAAGAAGACAAGGTAGACATCTGA